One region of Sus scrofa isolate TJ Tabasco breed Duroc chromosome 3, Sscrofa11.1, whole genome shotgun sequence genomic DNA includes:
- the C3H2orf91 gene encoding LOW QUALITY PROTEIN: uncharacterized protein C2orf91 homolog (The sequence of the model RefSeq protein was modified relative to this genomic sequence to represent the inferred CDS: inserted 1 base in 1 codon; deleted 1 base in 1 codon), with protein MEGAFQAVTALHSPFXFSEGPLSGRHPFIQVTDKMHQKPSAVQLPQKQGPDQSRRGPTSAATKARKSYAESEISKVHLHNHFGNSSKGPFFSVEIHLGRLDLYWSLERYVVFISAIPPIY; from the exons ATGGAAGGGGCCTTCCAGGCAGTGACAGCTCTGCACAGTCCCT GGTTCTCTGAAGGTCCTCTGAGTGGGAGACACCCCTTCATCCAGGTAACTGACAAAATG CATCAGAAGCCCTCTGCTGTGCAGCTGCCACAGAAACAGGGGCCAGATCAAAGCAGGAGAGGACCAACATCTGCAGCAACCAAAGCAAGGAAGAGCTA CGCTGAGTCAGAGATCTCCAAGGTGCATTtgcacaaccactttggaaactCAAGTAAAGGacctttcttttctgttgaaattCATCTTGGTAGACTTGACCTATATTGGTCTTTGGAGAGGTATGTAGTGTTTATTTCTGCCATCCCACCTATTTACTGA